One genomic window of Hippocampus zosterae strain Florida chromosome 12, ASM2543408v3, whole genome shotgun sequence includes the following:
- the jam2b gene encoding junctional adhesion molecule 2b isoform X3 — translation MSVTVSSPKTKVEVHEHTDAVLSCDFRTEKDQNPRIEWKKKEKAVIFVYFNHKFTGSYAGRAKMEGATLTIHSVTQKDSGEYRCEVTAGDDHVSFGEATVTLDVHVPPHIPSCEVPHSVFVGSDLELLCKDKQSVPPATYSWYKDNRALKVSSNTPYRMDTRRGTLKFTSVSKVDSGMYRCESSNSVGAPKSCVAQQLKVIDYPVDTAILIAGASGFVVLTLLCCICVCVCRRQGCCKSDNLYSLSCSAKSYNPPPPPPIHNIKTYKPTQSFMI, via the exons ATGCTGTTCTATCCTGCGACTTCCGCACTGAGAAGGACCAGAATCCTCGAATTGagtggaagaagaaagaaaaagccgTGATCTTTGTCTACTTCAATCACAAATTTACCG GCTCGTATGCAGGCCGGGCCAAAATGGAGGGAGCCACTCTGACCATCCACTCGGTGACACAAAAAGACTCCGGGGAGTATCGTTGTGAGGTGACCGCCGGCGATGACCACGTCAGTTTCGGAGAGGCCACCGTCACCCTCGATGTACACG TGCCGCCCCATATCCCATCTTGCGAAGTGCCCCACTCGGTGTTTGTGGGCTCCGACCTAGAGCTCCTGTGTAAAGACAAGCAGAGCGTGCCCCCGGCGACGTACAGCTGGTACAAAGATAACAGGGCCCTGAAGGTCTCGTCCAACACGCCGTACCGCATGGACACGCGCAGAGGCACCCTG AAGTTTACAAGCGTTTCCAAAGTAGATTCTGGGATGTATCGCTGCGAGTCCTCCAACAGTGTGGGGGCACCCAAAAGCTGTGTGGCACAACAACTAAAGGTTATTGACT ATCCGGTGGATACCGCCATTTTGATCGCTGGCGCTTCAGGTTTTGTGGTTCTCACGCTCCTCtgctgcatctgtgtgtgtgtatgccgaCGTCAAGGATGCTGCAAAAGTGA CAACTTGTACAGTTTGTCTTGCAGCGCCAAGTCGTAcaaccctcctcctcctccacccatCCACAAT ATCAAGACCTACAAACCAACTCAGTCCTTCATGATCTGA